Proteins encoded within one genomic window of Chroicocephalus ridibundus chromosome 7, bChrRid1.1, whole genome shotgun sequence:
- the CREB1 gene encoding cyclic AMP-responsive element-binding protein 1 isoform X1, with amino-acid sequence MTMESGAENQQSGDAAVTEAETQQMTVQAQPQIATLAQVSMPAAHATSSAPTVTLVQLPNGQTVQVHGVIQAAQPSVIQSPQVQTVQISTIAESEDSQESVDSVTDSQKRREILSRRPSYRKILNDLSSDAPGVPRIEEEKSEEETAAPAIATVTVPTPIYQTSSGQYIAITQGGAIQLSNNGTDGVQGLQTLTMTNAAATQPGTTILQYAQTTDGQQILVPSNQVVVQAASGDVQTYQIRTAPTSTIAPGVVMASSPALPTQPAEEAARKREVRLMKNRHVHLHHLLFQ; translated from the exons ATGACCATGGAATCTGGAGCAGAGAACCAGCAGAGTGGAGATGCAGCGGTTACAGAGGCAGAAACCCAACAGATGACAGTACAGGCACAACCACAGATTGCAACGTTAGCCCAG GTATCTATGCCAGCAGCTCACGCAACGTCGTCTGCGCCCACGGTGACCTTAGTCCAGCTGCCCAATGGGCAGACGGTCCAAGTGCATGGAGTAATTCAGGCTGCCCAGCCATCAGTTATTCAGTCTCCACAGGTCCAGACAGTACAG ATCTCCACTATAGCAGAAAGTGAAGATTCACAGGAATCAGTAGACAGTgtcacagactcacagaaacGAAGAGAAATTCTTTCCAGACGACCCTCCTACAG AAAAATTTTGAATGACTTGTCCTCAGACGCCCCAGGAGTGCCAAGGATCGAAGAAGAAAAGTCTGAAGAGGAAACAGCAGCACCTGCCATCGCCACTGTTACGGTGCCAACTCCCATTTACCAAACCAGCAGTGGGCAGTACA tTGCTATTACCCAAGGAGGAGCAATACAGCTGTCTAACAATGGCACAGATGGAGTACAAGGTCTCCAGACGTTGACTATGACCAATGCAGCTGCAACCCAACCTGGCACCACCATTTTACAATATGCACAGACCACAGATGGACAACAGATACTTGTACCCAGCAACCAAGTTGTTGTACAAG CTGCCTCCGGAGATGTGCAGACCTACCAGATTCGCACTGCCCCTACCAGCACCATTGCACCAGGCGTAGTCATGGCATCCTCTCCAGCACTTCCAACCCAGCCAGCAGAAGAGGCCGCGCGGAAGAGAGAAGTGCGTCTAATGAAGAACAGGCATGTGCATTTACATCACCTTCTTTTCCAGTGA
- the CREB1 gene encoding cyclic AMP-responsive element-binding protein 1 isoform X2, whose protein sequence is MPAAHATSSAPTVTLVQLPNGQTVQVHGVIQAAQPSVIQSPQVQTVQISTIAESEDSQESVDSVTDSQKRREILSRRPSYRKILNDLSSDAPGVPRIEEEKSEEETAAPAIATVTVPTPIYQTSSGQYIAITQGGAIQLSNNGTDGVQGLQTLTMTNAAATQPGTTILQYAQTTDGQQILVPSNQVVVQAASGDVQTYQIRTAPTSTIAPGVVMASSPALPTQPAEEAARKREVRLMKNRHVHLHHLLFQ, encoded by the exons ATGCCAGCAGCTCACGCAACGTCGTCTGCGCCCACGGTGACCTTAGTCCAGCTGCCCAATGGGCAGACGGTCCAAGTGCATGGAGTAATTCAGGCTGCCCAGCCATCAGTTATTCAGTCTCCACAGGTCCAGACAGTACAG ATCTCCACTATAGCAGAAAGTGAAGATTCACAGGAATCAGTAGACAGTgtcacagactcacagaaacGAAGAGAAATTCTTTCCAGACGACCCTCCTACAG AAAAATTTTGAATGACTTGTCCTCAGACGCCCCAGGAGTGCCAAGGATCGAAGAAGAAAAGTCTGAAGAGGAAACAGCAGCACCTGCCATCGCCACTGTTACGGTGCCAACTCCCATTTACCAAACCAGCAGTGGGCAGTACA tTGCTATTACCCAAGGAGGAGCAATACAGCTGTCTAACAATGGCACAGATGGAGTACAAGGTCTCCAGACGTTGACTATGACCAATGCAGCTGCAACCCAACCTGGCACCACCATTTTACAATATGCACAGACCACAGATGGACAACAGATACTTGTACCCAGCAACCAAGTTGTTGTACAAG CTGCCTCCGGAGATGTGCAGACCTACCAGATTCGCACTGCCCCTACCAGCACCATTGCACCAGGCGTAGTCATGGCATCCTCTCCAGCACTTCCAACCCAGCCAGCAGAAGAGGCCGCGCGGAAGAGAGAAGTGCGTCTAATGAAGAACAGGCATGTGCATTTACATCACCTTCTTTTCCAGTGA